DNA sequence from the Prolixibacter sp. SD074 genome:
CGTGAGCCATTTATTGCCCAACGACCATGTTTGATTATCTGAATAAACCATATCCGTTTAACGATGATTTTAAGCGTAATCTGCGGATAATCCCCGGAATCAGTTTGGCTGTGTTTCTATTCCTGATACTCTATAAACCCCTTGATTTATCGGTTCTTGATTTGTACGACAAGGTGTACCTTTTACTCGGTTTTGCTTTGGTAACATTGTTTTCACTGGGCATCAATTTGTTGGTTTTGCCAGCCGTTTTTCCGGGCATTTTCCTTTCCGGGAAATGGAAGGTTAAGCATGAAATTTTCTGGAATCTTTGGATTTTGATGACCATTACCGTTGGGTACTTTTTTTATGCGCGGCTGACGGGTTTGTACGAATTGAACTTTGACACGCTCATCCGGATTTTATTGTTCGGTATTATTCCGGTATCGCTGCTGATTGTCATTAACCAGGACCGGCAGCTCAAAATGAACCTTCATTCGGTTGACGGTTCCCCGGATGGTCCGACAACTGTTCTGGTCAATTTTCCATCGAAATACAAAAGGGGAAACGCCCAGGTAAACCTGCATGATTTGGTAATGATTCATTCGGCTCAAAACTATATCGAGATATACTATAAGGAGGATGGGCAACTGCGAAAGATGATGGTCCGGAATACATTGGAAAACGCCATGAGACAGGTGAAACGCTTTCCGCATATTATTCGTTGTCACCGCACTTGTATCGTGA
Encoded proteins:
- a CDS encoding LytTR family DNA-binding domain-containing protein — protein: MFDYLNKPYPFNDDFKRNLRIIPGISLAVFLFLILYKPLDLSVLDLYDKVYLLLGFALVTLFSLGINLLVLPAVFPGIFLSGKWKVKHEIFWNLWILMTITVGYFFYARLTGLYELNFDTLIRILLFGIIPVSLLIVINQDRQLKMNLHSVDGSPDGPTTVLVNFPSKYKRGNAQVNLHDLVMIHSAQNYIEIYYKEDGQLRKMMVRNTLENAMRQVKRFPHIIRCHRTCIVNVKYVTRMRSSQHGYHIQLDGVPDELHVSRSFAPRFREIYDKLHEPKLF